From one Actinomyces sp. Marseille-P3109 genomic stretch:
- a CDS encoding amidohydrolase yields MADRPSADLLLRDVRIVPFRSRTELSGLRCGGSGPGSLDAPPRPGDPVDVRVEAGRVVEVGQDLGGAGAQALETGGAFLIPGLWDAHAHLDMEAARSARIDTLATRSAEEALELVARALRDLPAGSRPVTIQGFGHRLSNWPRVPTVAELDAVTGDVPTLLISGDVHSGWLNSAALRVFGLPEASVQDPGAPMKEDPWFALLDRLDEVPGTRELRESGYRQVLSDMLARGITGVVDMSWSEDPDDWPRRLQAMAAQGVPPAALPRIRVAVYRDKLERWIARGLRTGVELPGSPHLADGSPALVQGPLKVIADGSMGSGSAHMCEPYPAELGLDHPHGVVNINRAELTDLMTRAGQQGYEMAIHAIGDAAVDDVAAAFAHSGATGRLEHAQLLPADALDEPDGALRRLVGGGIELSVQPAHLVDDWAAVGRVWPGLEKRTYAFADMVAAGALLQLGSDAPVAPLDPWLAMSAAVGRRTPDGSVWSPDQRLTAEEALAASVNGAGPVAVGSPADLVLLAEDPVRLGAGELARVRPLATIVAGVVAHQRA; encoded by the coding sequence ATGGCTGATCGACCGTCCGCAGACCTGCTGCTCAGGGACGTGCGCATCGTCCCCTTCCGCTCCCGCACCGAACTGAGCGGGCTCCGCTGTGGCGGTTCAGGTCCGGGCTCCCTGGATGCGCCGCCCCGCCCGGGTGATCCCGTCGACGTGCGCGTGGAGGCCGGCCGCGTCGTCGAGGTGGGGCAGGACCTCGGCGGTGCCGGGGCACAGGCGCTTGAGACCGGTGGCGCCTTCCTGATCCCCGGCCTGTGGGATGCCCACGCCCACCTGGACATGGAGGCGGCGCGCTCAGCACGCATCGACACGTTGGCCACCCGCAGCGCCGAGGAGGCCCTGGAGCTGGTGGCCCGGGCGCTGCGGGATCTACCGGCGGGTTCGCGGCCGGTCACGATCCAGGGCTTCGGGCACCGCCTGTCCAACTGGCCCCGGGTCCCCACCGTGGCCGAGCTCGATGCCGTCACCGGCGATGTCCCCACGCTGCTCATCTCGGGGGACGTGCACTCCGGGTGGCTGAACTCGGCGGCGCTGCGCGTCTTCGGCCTGCCGGAGGCCAGCGTCCAGGATCCAGGGGCGCCGATGAAGGAGGATCCGTGGTTCGCCCTGCTTGACCGCCTCGACGAGGTCCCGGGCACGCGTGAGCTGCGCGAGTCCGGCTACCGGCAGGTTTTGAGCGACATGCTGGCCCGGGGCATCACCGGCGTGGTCGACATGAGCTGGTCGGAGGACCCCGACGACTGGCCGAGGCGCCTCCAGGCCATGGCGGCCCAGGGCGTCCCCCCGGCGGCGCTGCCCCGCATCCGGGTCGCGGTCTACCGCGACAAGCTGGAACGCTGGATCGCCCGGGGCCTGCGCACCGGCGTCGAGCTGCCGGGCTCACCGCACCTGGCCGACGGCTCCCCGGCGCTGGTCCAGGGACCACTCAAGGTCATCGCCGACGGGTCGATGGGGTCGGGCAGCGCACACATGTGCGAGCCCTACCCGGCCGAGCTGGGGCTGGACCACCCCCACGGCGTAGTCAACATCAACCGGGCCGAGCTCACCGACCTCATGACCCGGGCCGGGCAGCAGGGCTATGAGATGGCCATCCACGCCATCGGGGACGCGGCCGTCGACGACGTCGCCGCCGCCTTCGCGCACTCGGGGGCCACCGGGCGCCTGGAGCACGCCCAGCTGCTGCCGGCCGACGCCCTCGATGAGCCCGACGGGGCCCTCAGGCGCCTGGTGGGGGGCGGCATCGAGCTGTCGGTTCAGCCAGCCCACCTCGTTGACGACTGGGCCGCCGTGGGCAGGGTGTGGCCGGGACTGGAGAAGCGCACCTACGCCTTCGCGGACATGGTGGCCGCCGGGGCCCTGCTGCAGCTGGGATCGGACGCGCCAGTGGCACCACTGGACCCGTGGCTGGCGATGTCGGCAGCGGTGGGTCGCAGGACGCCGGACGGATCGGTGTGGTCGCCGGACCAGCGGCTCACGGCTGAGGAGGCCCTGGCGGCCAGCGTCAACGGGGCCGGCCCGGTGGCGGTGGGCTCGCCGGCCGACCTGGTGCTCCTGGCCGAGGACCCCGTGCGTCTTGGGGCCGGTGAGCTGGCGCGGGTTCGCCCCCTGGCCACGATCGTGGCCGGTGTCGTGGCCCACCAGCGCGCCTGA
- a CDS encoding DNA gyrase/topoisomerase IV subunit A: protein MPKSASTQTPPPTDGEIVDLDLSTEMRTSFLEYAYSVIYARALPDARDGLKPVQRRILFQMDRMGLRPDRPHVKSSRVVGDVMGRLHPHGDTAIYEALVRLAQPFTMRLPLIDGHGNFGSLDDGPAAPRYTEARLAASALALTADLDEDTVDFAPNYDYTLTEPEVLPAAFPNLLVNGAAGIAVGMATNMPPHNLVEVVAAARHLLTHPEASLEDLLAFVPGPDLPAGGMIVGLDGIREAYRTGRGKFLTRATAHVESISPRRKGIVVTELPYMVGPEKIITRIKEAVGSKKLQGITDVADLTDRRHGTRMVISVKNGYNPEAVLAQLYKHTPLEDSFGINNVSLVDGQPHTLGLRELLEVFVSHRLTVVTRRTRFRLGKRRERAHLVDGLLIAILDIDEVIAVIRSSDDASTARTRLMQVFDLTEPQASYILELQLRRLTKFSVIELEKERDELAREIEALEAILADDVLLRRVVSRELAAVAEQFGTPRRTVLLEASGERVTSSAASAATPDDASASSGGVAKRAGASAQPMTLMPSSSPVPLTVPDDPCRVMLSATGLVARTPGAEPVARTGGRQPHDALTSQVATTARGRVGAVTDTGRLVLLDVVSTTEMPRTEGAPGLAGATPVRQLVDIDPEEKVVGLVPVDSAEHAPIALITAGGVVKRVKPGDGPRNAESWEVISLSDGDRVVFAGTAADTDFLAMVASDAQLLRFQATKVRPQGRGAGGMAGISLREGARVIAGAAVPEDLLAEAVVVTVAGSEGSLPGTGGGSVKVTPLDRYPAKGRATGGVRSHRFLRGEDGLVAAWVGVAPARALREGGGPVTLPEADERRDGSGSPLPSPIVGIG from the coding sequence ATGCCGAAGTCTGCCTCCACCCAGACTCCTCCCCCGACCGACGGGGAGATCGTCGACCTCGACCTGTCCACGGAGATGCGCACCAGCTTCCTGGAGTACGCCTACTCCGTCATCTACGCGCGCGCTCTGCCAGACGCTCGCGACGGGCTCAAACCGGTTCAGCGCCGCATCCTGTTCCAGATGGACCGCATGGGCCTGCGCCCCGACCGCCCGCACGTGAAGTCCTCACGAGTCGTGGGCGACGTCATGGGACGGCTCCATCCCCACGGCGACACCGCGATCTACGAGGCGCTGGTGCGCCTGGCCCAGCCCTTCACGATGCGTCTGCCGCTCATTGACGGTCACGGCAACTTCGGCTCACTCGACGACGGCCCAGCGGCCCCCCGCTACACCGAGGCGCGTCTGGCCGCCTCGGCGCTGGCACTGACGGCGGACCTGGACGAGGACACGGTCGACTTCGCCCCCAACTACGACTACACACTCACCGAGCCCGAGGTCCTGCCCGCGGCCTTCCCGAACCTGCTGGTCAACGGCGCGGCCGGAATCGCGGTGGGCATGGCCACGAATATGCCGCCGCACAACCTCGTGGAGGTCGTGGCGGCCGCCCGGCACCTCCTGACCCACCCCGAGGCGTCCCTGGAGGACCTCTTGGCCTTCGTACCGGGCCCGGACCTACCCGCGGGAGGCATGATCGTGGGCCTGGACGGGATCCGCGAGGCCTACCGCACCGGGCGGGGCAAGTTCCTCACGCGCGCCACCGCCCACGTGGAGTCCATCTCACCGCGCCGCAAGGGCATCGTGGTCACCGAGCTGCCCTACATGGTGGGGCCCGAGAAGATCATCACTCGGATCAAGGAGGCCGTGGGCTCCAAGAAGCTCCAGGGCATCACCGACGTCGCCGACCTCACCGACCGCAGGCACGGCACCCGCATGGTCATCAGCGTCAAGAACGGCTACAACCCCGAGGCCGTTCTGGCCCAGCTCTACAAGCACACGCCGCTGGAGGACTCCTTCGGCATCAACAACGTCTCCCTCGTGGACGGCCAGCCCCACACCCTGGGGCTGCGCGAGCTGCTGGAGGTGTTCGTAAGCCACCGCCTCACGGTGGTGACCCGGCGCACCCGGTTCCGCCTGGGCAAGCGCCGCGAGCGCGCCCACCTCGTGGACGGTCTGCTCATCGCCATCCTCGACATCGATGAGGTCATCGCCGTCATCCGCTCCTCCGACGACGCCTCCACGGCGCGCACCCGGCTCATGCAGGTCTTCGACCTCACCGAGCCGCAGGCCAGCTACATCCTCGAGCTCCAGCTGCGCCGGCTCACGAAGTTCTCGGTCATCGAGCTGGAGAAGGAGCGCGACGAGCTGGCCCGGGAGATTGAGGCCCTCGAGGCGATCCTGGCCGACGACGTCCTGCTGCGCCGCGTGGTCTCCCGCGAGCTGGCGGCCGTGGCCGAGCAGTTCGGCACGCCGAGACGCACGGTGCTGCTGGAGGCCTCCGGTGAGCGCGTGACGTCGTCGGCCGCCAGCGCTGCGACTCCGGACGACGCCTCCGCCTCCTCCGGCGGGGTGGCGAAGCGGGCCGGCGCGTCCGCTCAGCCGATGACGCTCATGCCGAGCTCGTCCCCGGTTCCGCTCACCGTCCCCGACGACCCGTGCCGGGTGATGCTGTCAGCCACTGGCCTGGTGGCGCGCACCCCCGGCGCCGAGCCGGTCGCCCGCACCGGTGGGCGCCAGCCCCACGACGCCCTGACCTCCCAGGTGGCCACCACGGCGCGGGGGCGCGTCGGCGCGGTCACGGATACCGGCCGCCTGGTGCTGCTCGACGTCGTCTCCACCACCGAGATGCCCCGCACCGAGGGCGCCCCGGGCCTGGCCGGCGCCACCCCGGTCCGCCAGCTGGTGGACATCGATCCTGAGGAGAAGGTGGTGGGCCTGGTCCCGGTGGACTCGGCCGAGCACGCACCGATCGCCCTGATCACGGCCGGCGGCGTCGTGAAGCGGGTCAAGCCCGGTGATGGGCCCAGGAACGCCGAGAGCTGGGAGGTCATCTCCCTGTCCGACGGCGACCGGGTGGTCTTCGCCGGAACGGCGGCTGACACGGACTTCCTGGCCATGGTGGCCTCTGACGCCCAGCTGCTGCGGTTCCAGGCCACTAAGGTGCGCCCCCAGGGCCGGGGCGCCGGTGGCATGGCGGGCATCTCGCTGCGCGAGGGCGCCCGGGTGATCGCCGGTGCGGCGGTTCCCGAGGATCTCCTGGCCGAGGCGGTGGTGGTGACGGTGGCCGGGTCCGAGGGCTCGCTGCCGGGCACCGGCGGCGGCAGCGTCAAGGTGACGCCGTTGGACCGCTACCCGGCCAAGGGGCGGGCCACGGGTGGGGTTCGGTCCCACCGCTTCCTGCGCGGTGAGGACGGGCTCGTGGCCGCCTGGGTGGGTGTGGCCCCGGCGCGGGCGCTGCGCGAGGGAGGCGGACCGGTCACCCTGCCTGAGGCCGATGAGCGTCGTGACGGCTCCGGCTCGCCGCTGCCCTCCCCCATCGTCGGAATCGGCTGA
- a CDS encoding DUF5998 family protein, with protein MTTHPRQNSAASPAAGSTTSEVSEDAAAELAQQVELAGYYPELVLDTLRLAAGEEEIISGMVQAETTFAEAVHRHLTVLSLTPTRLIIVHVDDAPRDDGSPGALATSEAVPLSRIRSMALTRGVSDPAQDGGTLTEMTIAVSWGSVRRIDMEPATCGDPDCQADHGMTGVSVPDDIVIRVAAGVEGAAALARAEAFAGRLSQMTARAAFL; from the coding sequence ATGACGACCCATCCACGCCAGAACTCGGCCGCCAGTCCGGCCGCCGGCTCGACCACCTCTGAGGTGTCGGAGGACGCGGCCGCAGAGCTGGCGCAACAGGTGGAGCTGGCCGGCTACTATCCCGAGCTGGTGCTCGATACACTCCGTCTGGCCGCGGGCGAGGAGGAGATCATCTCCGGCATGGTCCAGGCAGAGACCACGTTCGCCGAGGCCGTCCACCGGCACCTGACTGTCCTGTCCCTGACCCCCACCCGTCTCATCATCGTCCACGTCGACGATGCGCCCCGCGACGACGGCAGTCCCGGCGCCCTGGCCACCAGTGAGGCCGTTCCGCTCAGCCGTATCCGCTCCATGGCCCTGACCCGGGGTGTGTCCGACCCCGCTCAGGACGGCGGCACCTTGACCGAGATGACGATCGCGGTCTCCTGGGGATCGGTGCGTCGCATCGACATGGAGCCGGCCACCTGCGGCGATCCCGACTGTCAGGCCGACCACGGCATGACCGGTGTCTCCGTTCCCGACGACATCGTCATCCGTGTGGCCGCAGGCGTCGAGGGCGCGGCCGCCCTGGCCCGGGCCGAGGCATTCGCCGGTCGGCTCTCGCAGATGACGGCACGCGCCGCCTTCCTGTGA
- a CDS encoding alkaline phosphatase family protein encodes MSSVTSAADPAPGPATEPAQDPALRYVLAVGAVSAGLSLTDISDTGLSSSVVTEAQARRLARSWGIEPAGGPGDGPGTVVVLVDGLGLEMLRQRRGHTPTLRRWLVQGYDGDGSDDSNSTGILTCRPSTTAAALTTLGTSALPGTTGMVGYSVLRPGLGPALPASTVPSSAQVLSLITWQGDDAPSPRSWQDVPTIFERITGGSAVSIGPARFAGSGLTEAALRGAEHRGADRMEDRPGLAAGALRRGTPLVYLYVGELDHTGHKHGWRSPQWLAQLERLDAAMAELARRVPAGTRIILSADHGMVDTDADHRIELTDHRELVRDVVAVAGEPRLTHLHVAGGNADLAAEVAHRYRQVLGERAAWIGTREQAAEHLGALSPRAHGVVGDVVVAMAGTWVLVDPRVHSEPAIAMPGVHGSFTPAETRVPLLVTEA; translated from the coding sequence ATGAGCTCCGTCACCTCCGCCGCCGACCCTGCACCGGGCCCTGCCACGGAGCCCGCTCAGGATCCGGCGCTCCGCTATGTCCTGGCGGTCGGAGCGGTCAGCGCCGGGCTGTCCCTGACCGACATCAGCGACACCGGCCTGAGTTCCTCGGTCGTCACCGAGGCTCAGGCCCGTCGCCTCGCCCGCAGCTGGGGGATCGAGCCGGCCGGCGGCCCCGGTGACGGGCCCGGGACCGTCGTCGTCCTCGTGGACGGGCTGGGGCTGGAGATGCTCCGTCAGCGTCGCGGACACACCCCCACCCTGCGCAGATGGCTGGTACAGGGCTACGACGGTGATGGCAGTGATGACAGCAACAGCACGGGGATCCTCACCTGCCGCCCCTCGACGACGGCAGCGGCTCTGACCACGCTGGGGACCTCCGCCCTGCCCGGTACCACCGGAATGGTCGGCTACTCGGTGCTCCGCCCCGGCCTGGGGCCCGCTCTGCCCGCCTCCACGGTCCCCAGCTCCGCACAGGTCCTCAGCCTCATCACCTGGCAGGGCGATGACGCCCCCAGCCCGCGGTCCTGGCAGGACGTGCCCACGATCTTCGAGCGCATCACCGGAGGGAGCGCGGTGAGCATCGGCCCCGCACGTTTCGCCGGCTCGGGCCTGACTGAGGCGGCCCTGCGGGGCGCTGAGCACCGGGGAGCCGACCGCATGGAGGATCGGCCCGGTCTGGCCGCGGGGGCACTGCGCCGCGGAACGCCCTTGGTCTACCTCTATGTCGGCGAGCTGGACCACACCGGTCACAAGCACGGCTGGCGCAGCCCGCAGTGGCTGGCCCAGCTCGAGCGCCTCGACGCCGCCATGGCCGAACTGGCCCGACGGGTCCCCGCCGGCACCCGGATCATCCTGAGTGCCGACCACGGGATGGTCGATACCGACGCCGACCACCGCATCGAGCTGACCGACCACCGTGAGCTTGTGCGCGATGTCGTCGCCGTGGCCGGCGAGCCCCGCCTGACGCACCTGCACGTCGCCGGCGGCAACGCGGACCTGGCCGCTGAGGTGGCGCACCGGTACCGCCAGGTCCTGGGGGAGCGGGCGGCCTGGATCGGGACCCGTGAGCAGGCCGCCGAGCACCTAGGGGCCCTCAGTCCCCGGGCGCACGGGGTCGTCGGCGACGTCGTCGTGGCGATGGCCGGCACCTGGGTGCTCGTCGACCCCCGGGTCCACTCCGAGCCCGCCATCGCCATGCCCGGTGTCCACGGCTCCTTCACGCCCGCCGAGACCCGGGTGCCGCTGCTCGTCACCGAGGCCTGA